From the Halomonas meridiana genome, one window contains:
- a CDS encoding GIY-YIG nuclease family protein — MDKSSPPQWYLYLLECQRGTYVGITNNLAKRYRAHAAGKGARYTRANPPLALLGAQPFADRAEASRAEYRLKQQSPDQKRRWAAKWPYTYEE, encoded by the coding sequence ATGGACAAGAGTTCGCCGCCCCAATGGTATCTCTACCTGCTAGAGTGTCAGCGGGGTACCTATGTGGGTATTACCAACAACCTCGCCAAGCGCTACCGCGCCCATGCGGCGGGTAAAGGCGCGCGTTATACCCGAGCGAATCCGCCGTTAGCCCTGCTCGGCGCGCAGCCGTTTGCCGACCGCGCTGAGGCCAGCCGAGCAGAGTATCGGCTAAAGCAGCAGTCACCCGATCAAAAACGCCGCTGGGCCGCCAAGTGGCCATATACGTATGAAGAGTAA
- a CDS encoding bifunctional diguanylate cyclase/phosphodiesterase, translating to MPLNTRDLAAETLLLIVSATLLLMGSAGLLVGLVLPETLLGPLLVPDASLATFLIGVSLLATLCQLAWLRQLSAAVLAVLLLYTLLHNVVDGGVATSLVSQDERMTTLAVLMLGWMTACLWVGVGSHWRRVCWRASGVGLLLFGVWVVARLWMSDAEDRPLFSSSPIAVLVFIVLLGAALLVAGWRHRAERLSPGKLTVMVGLAGVLVSSLAWLLLSMNQRSTIELQASYLLDNVQLNAEQAMSERLQLMHRMAERLGSLPDEQRTTLLQQDAQSYFRDTLSLNAIALIDAQGGLIWRQGRQQGRDGWLVGQLAKPSVQAWLAVPFDRPRLLMPDSEQRSMMLMALPVPNRAQQLLAAIDLSALLNHELSLALGPFQVGVSRGEQLLMMLHPSGFAVEGVESPVNALANRLTGLPGGVNLMLTAYPGQHHNWYLLGVMPISVAMGGLVMSWLLAFSVGVVGATIARTRELAAARHSLEENEQRYRSLFVHHPDAVFSLDQRGYFQTANTTCADVTGYPLDEVVGRHFTDFIAPHERERIKAHFTYVLQGGISRYEVTMTDREAQQRILDLISLPVTVNGHIEGVYCIAQDVTDKRRQQTRLRTLERSVEASVNGVLIADARQPDLPIIYANQAFSTMTGYAQSDVIGQNCRFLQGPESDPAMVTKLRRGIQAQRETHVTLCNYRKDGTPFWNDLYIAPVRDSEGQVTHFVGVQHDISQHKAYEARLAYHATHDDLTRLPNRMMFEETLHKQFAAAQGSGERISVLFVDLDDFKPINDTLGHAVGDQVLIEVAKRLRAGLRQEDTVARLGGDEFVLLITNTGDEQQVIEVVERLLPALAKPYCLEGHELYLTASVGIAMSQPDTPQPQTLIQQADMAMYKAKQQGRNAYAWFSHDINALASERVSLRNDLQEAIDHQGFELHYQPLMDRQGNIASVEALLRWPHPSKGYVSPARFIPLAEATGQIMPISEWVLQRACHDMLALQRSGLGALRVAVNLSPLQFHRDSFLATLRQTLADTGLPAEQLSLELTEGILMDNTASAIEILHALRGMQVSVSIDDFGTGYSSLSYLKHLPISTVKIDRSFIHELTNSSDDAAIVQGIISMAHHLGLSVVAEGVETSEQHQRLLSYHCDGFQGFGLAKPMPLAELERLLAAQRTATTPVNQ from the coding sequence GTGCCGCTAAATACTCGTGATCTTGCAGCCGAAACGCTGCTCTTAATCGTCTCGGCCACGCTGCTGCTGATGGGAAGTGCTGGCCTGCTAGTCGGGCTGGTGCTGCCTGAAACACTGCTCGGCCCCCTGCTGGTCCCCGATGCGTCGCTGGCCACGTTTCTGATAGGGGTGAGTTTGCTGGCAACGCTCTGTCAGTTGGCTTGGCTGCGACAACTGAGCGCCGCCGTGCTGGCTGTGCTGCTGCTCTATACGCTGCTACATAACGTGGTGGATGGTGGCGTCGCAACGTCACTGGTGAGTCAGGACGAGCGCATGACCACCCTAGCGGTGCTGATGCTCGGCTGGATGACTGCGTGTCTGTGGGTCGGCGTGGGCAGCCACTGGCGCCGAGTCTGCTGGCGAGCGTCTGGGGTCGGGCTACTGCTGTTCGGCGTTTGGGTGGTGGCGCGGCTATGGATGAGCGATGCAGAAGATCGGCCGCTGTTCAGCTCATCGCCCATTGCGGTGCTGGTCTTCATCGTGCTGCTGGGAGCCGCGCTGCTGGTCGCGGGCTGGCGACATCGCGCCGAGCGGCTGAGCCCTGGTAAGCTCACGGTCATGGTGGGGTTGGCGGGCGTGTTGGTGAGTAGTCTCGCGTGGTTACTGCTGAGCATGAACCAGCGTTCGACCATCGAGTTGCAAGCCAGTTATCTGCTGGATAACGTGCAGCTCAACGCGGAGCAGGCCATGTCAGAGCGTCTGCAGCTCATGCACCGTATGGCAGAGCGCCTGGGGAGTTTGCCTGACGAGCAGCGCACGACACTGCTCCAACAAGATGCCCAGAGCTATTTCCGCGATACCCTGAGTTTGAATGCCATCGCCCTGATCGATGCTCAAGGGGGGCTGATTTGGCGCCAGGGGCGTCAGCAGGGGCGCGATGGTTGGTTGGTAGGACAATTAGCCAAACCCAGCGTACAGGCGTGGCTGGCGGTGCCCTTTGATCGTCCGCGGCTGCTGATGCCCGATAGCGAGCAGCGCAGCATGATGCTGATGGCGCTTCCTGTGCCCAACCGAGCGCAGCAGCTGCTGGCGGCCATCGATTTGAGCGCGCTGCTCAACCATGAGTTAAGCCTGGCGCTGGGGCCGTTTCAGGTAGGCGTGAGCCGAGGCGAACAGCTGCTGATGATGTTGCACCCCTCGGGCTTCGCCGTGGAAGGCGTAGAATCCCCCGTGAACGCCTTGGCCAACCGGCTCACTGGCTTGCCTGGCGGCGTGAACTTAATGCTGACCGCGTATCCTGGGCAGCATCATAATTGGTACCTCTTGGGGGTGATGCCCATCAGTGTGGCCATGGGCGGCTTGGTGATGAGCTGGCTGCTGGCCTTTAGCGTGGGCGTCGTAGGGGCTACCATTGCCCGTACTCGGGAGCTGGCGGCGGCGCGTCACTCGTTGGAAGAGAACGAGCAGCGCTACCGCTCGCTGTTTGTGCACCACCCCGACGCCGTCTTTTCGCTGGATCAGCGCGGCTATTTCCAAACCGCCAATACCACCTGTGCCGATGTGACCGGCTACCCGTTGGACGAGGTCGTGGGGCGGCACTTCACCGATTTCATTGCTCCCCACGAGCGAGAGCGCATCAAAGCGCACTTCACGTATGTGCTTCAGGGAGGCATTAGCCGCTACGAAGTCACCATGACCGACCGGGAGGCCCAGCAACGCATTCTGGATCTGATCAGCCTGCCCGTCACGGTCAACGGGCACATCGAGGGGGTCTACTGTATCGCCCAGGACGTGACCGACAAGCGGCGTCAGCAGACGCGGCTTCGCACCCTGGAGCGCAGCGTGGAAGCGAGCGTCAACGGCGTACTGATCGCGGATGCCCGACAGCCTGACCTGCCCATCATCTACGCTAACCAAGCGTTTAGCACCATGACGGGGTACGCCCAGAGTGACGTGATTGGCCAAAACTGCCGTTTCTTGCAAGGGCCAGAGAGCGATCCCGCCATGGTCACCAAGCTACGGCGCGGGATTCAAGCGCAGCGCGAAACCCATGTCACGCTGTGCAATTACCGTAAGGATGGCACGCCATTCTGGAACGATCTTTATATTGCGCCCGTGCGAGACAGCGAAGGTCAGGTCACGCATTTCGTGGGCGTTCAGCACGATATTTCGCAGCACAAAGCCTATGAAGCGCGGCTGGCTTACCATGCCACCCATGACGACCTGACCCGTCTGCCCAACCGCATGATGTTCGAAGAGACCCTGCATAAGCAGTTTGCCGCCGCCCAAGGCAGCGGTGAGCGGATCAGCGTGCTGTTCGTCGATCTGGACGACTTCAAGCCCATCAATGATACCTTAGGGCATGCGGTAGGCGACCAAGTACTGATCGAAGTAGCCAAGCGGCTGCGGGCCGGGCTACGCCAGGAAGACACGGTCGCCCGCCTGGGGGGCGATGAATTCGTGCTGCTGATTACCAATACGGGCGACGAGCAGCAGGTCATCGAGGTGGTCGAGCGCTTGCTGCCCGCGCTCGCCAAACCCTACTGCCTGGAGGGCCATGAACTGTACCTGACCGCCAGCGTGGGGATTGCCATGAGCCAGCCCGACACGCCGCAGCCGCAAACGCTGATCCAGCAGGCGGACATGGCGATGTACAAGGCCAAGCAGCAGGGACGCAACGCGTACGCCTGGTTCAGTCACGACATCAATGCGCTGGCCAGCGAGCGAGTGAGCCTGCGCAATGACCTGCAAGAAGCGATCGACCACCAAGGCTTCGAGCTTCACTATCAGCCGCTGATGGATCGGCAAGGCAATATTGCCAGCGTGGAGGCGCTGCTGCGCTGGCCGCATCCCAGCAAAGGCTATGTCTCGCCGGCACGCTTCATTCCACTAGCGGAAGCCACCGGGCAGATCATGCCGATCAGCGAGTGGGTGCTGCAACGCGCTTGTCACGACATGCTGGCACTACAGCGCAGCGGCTTGGGCGCACTGCGCGTTGCGGTCAACCTGTCACCGCTACAGTTCCATCGTGACAGCTTCCTGGCCACGCTACGCCAAACCCTGGCCGATACCGGGCTGCCTGCCGAACAGCTCTCCCTGGAACTGACCGAAGGTATTTTGATGGATAACACCGCCTCCGCCATCGAGATTCTACATGCCCTTCGCGGTATGCAGGTCAGCGTCTCCATCGATGACTTTGGCACCGGCTACTCGAGCCTGAGTTATCTGAAGCATCTGCCCATCAGTACGGTGAAAATCGACCGCAGTTTCATTCACGAGCTGACCAACAGCAGCGATGATGCCGCCATCGTTCAAGGCATCATCTCCATGGCTCACCATTTGGGGCTGAGCGTTGTGGCCGAAGGGGTCGAGACCAGCGAGCAGCACCAGCGGCTGTTAAGCTATCACTGCGACGGCTTCCAAGGCTTCGGGTTGGCCAAGCCCATGCCCTTGGCGGAGCTCGAGCGCCTGCTGGCCGCTCAGCGAACGGCCACCACGCCCGTCAACCAATGA
- a CDS encoding YchJ family protein produces MTHSQPESCPCGSGLPFNGCCQPYHQGALPPTPEALMRSRYAAFALNQRDYLLATWHATTRPHQLPPDPDTQWLSLVIVEAPSAQDDQGTVHFRATFREPSGWHVLEEVSRFVKEAGRWWYVDGTPSVARLKPGRNAPCPCGSGRKLKVCCKA; encoded by the coding sequence ATGACTCACTCACAGCCTGAAAGTTGCCCCTGCGGTAGCGGTCTTCCGTTTAATGGCTGCTGCCAGCCCTACCACCAAGGGGCACTGCCACCCACGCCAGAAGCGCTGATGCGTTCACGTTACGCGGCGTTCGCGTTGAATCAGCGTGACTATCTGCTGGCAACGTGGCACGCCACGACGCGTCCTCATCAGCTACCGCCCGACCCCGATACACAGTGGCTGTCGCTGGTGATTGTCGAGGCGCCTAGCGCACAAGATGACCAGGGAACGGTGCACTTTCGCGCCACGTTTCGCGAGCCCAGTGGCTGGCATGTGTTAGAGGAGGTCTCGCGGTTCGTGAAGGAAGCGGGGCGCTGGTGGTACGTCGACGGTACGCCCAGCGTGGCGCGTTTAAAGCCGGGTCGCAATGCGCCTTGCCCCTGTGGTAGCGGGCGTAAATTAAAGGTATGTTGCAAAGCATAA
- a CDS encoding histone deacetylase family protein: MLTFFSEGSRRRQARSELHDGALVTPFECPERIDLVLAALRQAALEVRAPNDYGLAPVLAVHDAEYVAFLENCWQAWQAAGHAGEAIPNIWPARTMRGDRIPQSVSGQLGYYALAAETSITEGTFAAALASKDTALAAIDHTLATGEPTFGLCRPPGHHAAVDQFGGYCFFNNAAIAAQRALDAGKRRVAILDVDFHHGNGTQQIFYRRDDVLFASLHGDPDVTFPYFSGYSDETGEGVGEGFTINYPLPPGTSVATWMAALDEALAHIHRAECELLVVSLGVDIFEGDPISAFTFQHADFIALGQRLAEAGLPCVFLMEGGYAVEDIGVNVVNVLQGFEEVMQGAK; the protein is encoded by the coding sequence ATGCTGACGTTTTTCTCCGAAGGCAGTCGCCGCCGCCAAGCACGCAGCGAGCTGCACGATGGTGCCTTGGTCACGCCCTTCGAGTGCCCGGAACGAATCGATTTGGTGCTGGCAGCCCTGCGCCAAGCGGCCTTGGAGGTGCGCGCGCCCAACGATTACGGCCTAGCGCCCGTGCTGGCGGTTCACGATGCCGAGTACGTCGCGTTCCTGGAAAACTGCTGGCAGGCATGGCAAGCGGCGGGGCATGCGGGGGAAGCAATTCCCAACATTTGGCCTGCACGAACGATGCGCGGCGACCGCATTCCCCAATCGGTGAGCGGCCAGTTGGGCTACTACGCCCTGGCTGCTGAAACCTCGATTACGGAAGGCACTTTTGCCGCTGCCTTGGCAAGTAAAGATACGGCGCTGGCGGCAATCGATCATACCCTCGCCACTGGCGAGCCGACCTTCGGCCTGTGCCGTCCGCCGGGCCACCACGCGGCGGTGGATCAATTCGGCGGCTACTGCTTCTTTAACAATGCCGCCATCGCCGCCCAGCGTGCGCTGGACGCTGGCAAGCGCCGTGTCGCGATTCTCGATGTGGATTTTCATCACGGCAACGGCACCCAGCAGATCTTCTATCGCCGTGACGACGTGCTGTTCGCCTCGCTCCACGGCGACCCTGACGTGACCTTCCCTTACTTTTCGGGCTACAGCGACGAAACCGGCGAAGGAGTAGGTGAAGGCTTCACGATCAATTACCCGCTGCCACCGGGCACCTCCGTTGCGACGTGGATGGCCGCGTTGGATGAGGCGCTGGCGCACATCCACAGAGCAGAGTGCGAGCTGCTGGTGGTATCGCTGGGTGTGGATATTTTTGAAGGTGACCCGATCAGCGCCTTTACCTTTCAACACGCCGACTTTATTGCGCTTGGGCAACGTCTTGCCGAGGCCGGGCTACCCTGCGTGTTTTTGATGGAAGGGGGCTATGCCGTTGAGGATATCGGGGTCAACGTGGTGAACGTCTTACAAGGGTTTGAAGAGGTCATGCAGGGCGCGAAATAA
- a CDS encoding tripartite tricarboxylate transporter substrate binding protein has protein sequence MIVGSTNALKTVRRHMGVHRHTVTSLFLMGTLLLAALVGVPQATAEEAPRTNAFSTSDINLVVPFGQGGATDILFRVIAEQAQTYLGTSIITMNMPGNGATLGSQFVKQAAPNGLTLLGSHQTIDLAYIAGLSDYSHDAFAPIALLTRTVNIPATVSGHTLTTASEIAAFVEQHPGELLVGIIPNSTDHFFWLHFFEQTDISPGDIQFVRYPDTGAQVVALLGGELDVAMLNLPSAGGLFASGALVPLGVASDTRLAALPEVPTLIEQGIALVNTTDRGLFAPLNTPPERLERLAQAFEEALQQPALVESLQHTHGSHVDFMPRDAYGRYLDAQYDQLQRLADTMAFER, from the coding sequence ATGATCGTTGGGTCGACTAACGCACTGAAAACCGTACGGCGGCACATGGGCGTTCATCGCCACACGGTCACGTCGCTATTCCTCATGGGGACACTGCTGCTGGCCGCCCTTGTTGGAGTGCCTCAAGCCACCGCCGAGGAGGCGCCCCGCACGAACGCTTTCTCAACATCGGACATCAACTTGGTGGTGCCCTTTGGGCAGGGCGGCGCGACCGATATTCTATTTCGGGTCATTGCCGAGCAAGCGCAGACCTATTTGGGGACGTCGATCATCACGATGAATATGCCGGGCAACGGTGCCACGCTCGGCTCGCAGTTCGTGAAGCAAGCCGCCCCGAATGGCCTCACGCTGTTGGGCAGCCATCAAACCATCGACTTGGCCTATATCGCCGGACTGTCCGACTACTCCCACGATGCGTTTGCCCCCATTGCCCTGCTGACTCGCACCGTGAACATTCCCGCCACCGTGTCCGGCCATACGCTCACCACGGCCAGCGAGATCGCAGCGTTCGTCGAGCAGCATCCCGGTGAGCTGTTGGTGGGCATCATTCCCAACTCGACCGATCACTTCTTTTGGTTGCACTTTTTCGAGCAGACGGACATCTCGCCGGGCGACATCCAGTTCGTGCGCTACCCCGATACGGGGGCTCAGGTCGTGGCGCTACTGGGCGGCGAATTGGACGTGGCCATGCTGAACCTGCCCTCCGCCGGGGGGCTGTTCGCGAGTGGTGCGCTGGTGCCGCTGGGCGTGGCCAGTGACACGCGGCTCGCGGCGCTGCCGGAGGTGCCGACATTGATCGAGCAGGGTATCGCGCTGGTCAATACGACGGATCGCGGCCTTTTTGCGCCGCTGAATACGCCGCCGGAGCGTCTGGAGCGTTTGGCCCAGGCCTTCGAGGAAGCCCTTCAACAGCCTGCGCTGGTGGAATCGCTGCAGCATACCCACGGCTCCCACGTCGATTTCATGCCCCGCGACGCGTATGGCCGCTATCTCGATGCCCAGTACGACCAGCTGCAGCGATTGGCCGATACCATGGCGTTTGAGCGCTAG